The following are from one region of the Urocitellus parryii isolate mUroPar1 unplaced genomic scaffold, mUroPar1.hap1 Scaffold_59, whole genome shotgun sequence genome:
- the LOC144252766 gene encoding profilin-1-like: MKNVRGSPSPARGPSSSSESSPSSSAMAGWNAYIDNLMADGTCQVAAIVGYKDSPSVWAGVPGKTFVNITPAEVGVLVGKDRSSFFVNGLTLGGQKCSVIRDSLLQDGEFTVDLRTKSTGGAPTFNVTVTMTAKTLVLLMGKEGVHGGLINKKCYEMASHLRHAQY, encoded by the exons ATGAAGAATG TCCGAGGCAGCCCGAGCCCAGCCCGCGGCCCCAGCAGCAGCTCCGAGAGCAGTCCCAGCAGCAGCGCCATGGCCGGGTGGAACGCCTACATCGACAACCTCATGGCAGACGGGACCTGTCAGGTCGCAGCCATCGTGGGCTACAAGGACTCGCCCTCCGTCTGGGCCGGCGTCCCCGGGAAAACCTTCGTCAACATTACGCCAGCTGAGGTTGGTGTCCTGGTTGGCAAAGACCGGTCAAGTTTTTTCGTGAATGGGCTGACACTTGGGGGCCAGAAATGTTCTGTGATCCGGGACTCACTGCTGCAGGATGGGGAATTTACCGTGGATCTTCGTACCAAGAGCACCGGTGGAGCCCCCACCTTCAATGTCACTGTCACCATGACTGCCAAGACGCTAGTCCTGCTGATGGGCAAAGAAGGTGTCCACGGTGGTTTGATCAACAAGAAATGTTATGAAATGGCTTCCCACCTGCGGCATGCCCAGTACTGA